In the Ranitomeya imitator isolate aRanImi1 chromosome 2, aRanImi1.pri, whole genome shotgun sequence genome, atgaatctgccggctggcagattcggcgggcgcactgcgcatgcgcccgccattttggaagatggcggcgctcatggagaagacggatggacatcGGGAGGGACACCGAAACTCGGTAAGTAtgtgggggtgggatcggacagtgggGGGTGACAGCAGGGGGTGACATCGGACTGCAGGGGGAGAGGacgggaggacggaggggagcagaggacaggacagaggatGAAGGGGAGCAGTGGCGGAGGCAGATCATGGTGtcaagccatggccgatgatattgcagcatcggccaatgatattgcagcatcggccatgtctggattgtaatatttcacctgttttcattggtgaaatattacagattgctctgattggctgtttcactttcaacagccaatcagagcgatcgtagccacgggggggtgaagcctcccccgggctgaagtacacttcccctgtccctgctggttgggtgaaattacagttaaccctttcacgtgatctgcagggacacgatcattctttgacacagcatatgcgtcacaggtcggattggcaccgactttcttgacgcatacgctgtgtcacaggtcgggaaggggttaaaccagtcAGTTACTGACAACAAGTAGCTGGTCAGTTACTAACAACAAATACATTCACTAATAACAACTAAGTGGTCAGTTACTAAACAACAAATGATCTTCTGCTAGATTGGTCATCTGGTTGGACATTTAAACTTCAATGACCTTATGCAAACTCCATACAGTAAGGATATACTGAATATTAGaactgattgaaaccatatcaatatatcaataattagtattaattaattggagtgtttgaAACCATTAAAGATAACTTACTACACAAACAGCAAAGCTAAATTTAGCCTAACAGCAacgctagctttagccccaacactaaccctaactatagcactaaccctaacctgccttatctgattttttttactttataacaagatcgctgactgacacagctgttgccagcggcacttgtaacactgtttctcctctaatctctcactgacaggagatctgaggagaaacagcTATTTTATGAGGCAGATCACCTGGGAAAGTTTGTTGCTATAACAAAGTTTCCTAGTGATGTCTCATTGGCTTCTGTGATGCTGACATCATCAGGATCTGAACCAATCAGGTCTCGATAAAGTCGAAGGAAGCGTTATAAGGTACGAGGGGATCCTGATGAGCACAAAACCGCCATCCGTAGAGAAACATTggcgctgcacaaagccctgctagcgccGACATTTATCTACCGTTGGCGATCACGAAGCGGTTAAGTTAAGGGTCCCATCATTTCTctccaggtctatttcatgagttttttatttttttaaaaattctgtggaagcatggttgaaaagcaatgtctgactttcattttcatagatttttgatttattattacttttgtcagattcaagttatttctgtgaccattgtgggtttttctgtcattaaacgatggGTACCAacacaacaattttgaccacgtacaGTATGTAGGTggaatgaatattttgactccacagccactttctggaaattagcacaaagtggatgttggagagtgaaaattacataTTTTCCATTAtattacccagcacatagtgcccagattgtgctccgggAGACACACACtacaaattaagtggattcttctcattataatattgctaaatacagggatcttaatggtatgtgcacatgttgtggatttcctgcagatctgcagcatttttttccgtgcagaaacgctgcagatccacaagtgatttacagtacaatgtaaatcaatgggaaaaaaaatgctgtgctaatggggtggaaaaatccacacaaaaaacacagcagattcaaaaaagggccatgtcaattctttttgcggatctgcagcgtttctgcacccattccataacaaaaatctgcaggggtaaaagacGCCTGAAATCCGCAGCAAATgcgcaaaaaaaaagctgaaaaaacgtgcagattctgacctgtgttttctgccaagaaatgcagaacctgcacagaaaattccacaggcaaatccgcaacttgTGGATATagcctaaatgttgtttgagcacactgcaagactcagaagtgagagcggattttgctggattggtttatagaaactctgttgcttttcaacagcctttaagccactaatagtgtgggaacctctgtttttccattgacagatgatggacctgagtggggacttgttttttgtgagatgagaattggtattattttcgcctaaaaaacgtcacagagaaaaaagaagagatgattacctgctgaagcctccaaacaaatgcactggcagggtgcagcggacctgattaatgatggcaaaaacacaggtgcaaagaaataccgatgaaacaaccactttcaatccagtgttggctgtttggtattagggtatgtgcacacgtcaggatttcttgcagaaattttcctgacaaaaaacggacatttctgccagaaatctgcatgcgtttttaccgcgattttaccatgATTTTGgcacgtttttgacgcgttttggtgcgttttttgtgcgttttttcccaaatgcatagaattgcgggaaaaaacgcagaaaatccgcatgaacatgctcatttttttaccgcgatgcgtttttttcgcggagaaaaacgcatccatgtgcacaaaacatgcagaatgcattctaaattatagaatgcataatgtatgcgtttttaatgagtttttatagtgtttttagcgcgaaaaaacgcgaaaaaaaacgcaaaaaaacctgaatgtgtgcacatggcctcagtgcacaaaaagataagagataatagtctgtgtgtggcattgttcacacaggtaatgcagagcatctggtctaTAGCCTATTACTAATGCACATACAGGCAGGCCGCCCAGTGctattattttcgcctacataacattgattggtttctttttattctatattggggaggcagaatgaacaaacagttgaacaccacacactacacacactactggctcatccaacacggttttctattagactgtgaactgtcattgtcttggtaaataattaaagtttttttacatagcttgccatttttatggacagtttaagtagaaatgttcaaaaatataaaactcaaggatattttattttaaaaaaaaatgttttttatgttagcagatgactgtaccaggagatcagagggacagatgacatcttcaatttttaaatctgatgatcttgaggtcctacaagatacaactgaagtaatTGCtcttactccagatatatcattcatcatccattcacagcaaagatctgtcatctgatcctatgaaacaggtcccatcttctgattcattactgactactaaggaaaatcaaagtcagaaaagaggcattaaaaaacaaactgctcctaaagcaaagaagtcattttcatgttcagaatgtgggaagtgttttaaccagaaatcagatttggtttttCACCACAGaaaacacacaggggagaagcctttttcctgttcagaatgtgggaaatgttttaagcatAAAGGGGAACTTGTcacacaccagagaactcacacaggggagaagcctttttcatgttcagaatgtgggaaatgttatagccAGAAAGGGAATCTTGATAAACacaaaagaactcacacaggagagaagcctttttcatgttcagaatgtgggaaatgttttacctgcaaaattttgttaagcaccagagaaaccACACAGGGGaggagcctttttcctgttcagaatgtggaaaatgttttaaccagaaatcatgtTTGGTTACCCACCAGAGAGCTCactcaggagagaagcctttttcctgttcagaatgtgggaaaggttttaaccagaaatggcatcttgttagtcaccagagaactcacacaggggagaagccttttcctgttcagaatgtgggaaaggttttaacaggaaagtgcttcttgttagacatcagagcagtcacacacgggagaagtctttttcatgttcagaatgtgggaaatgttttacctacaaagagaatcttgatgaacaccaaagaacccacacaggagagaagcctttttcctgttcagaatgtgggaaatgttttacctacaaAGGGAATTTTGTTattcaccaaagaactcacacaggagagaagcctttttcctgttcagaatgtgggaaatgttttaaccagaaatggcaaCTTGttcgtcaccagagaactcacacaggggagaagcctttttcctgttcagaatgtgggaaatgttatagccAGAAAGGGAATCTTGATGAACacaaaagaactcacacaggagagaagcctttttcatgttcagaatgtgggcaaTGTTTTACCTGCAaaattttgttaagcaccagagaaaccacacaggggagaagcctttttcctgttcagaatgtgggaaaggttttaacaggaaagtgcttcttgttagacatcagagcagtcacacaggggagtAGACTttatcatgttcagaatgtgggaaatattttacctaCAAAGGGAATCTTGatgaacaccaaagaacccacacaggagagaagccttttttctgttcagaatgtgggaaatattttgcctACAAAGGGAATCTTGTTgttcaccaaagaactcacacaggggagaaacattTTTCCTATTCAGAATGTTGGAaaagttttaaccagaaatggcatcttgttactcaccggagaactcacacaggggagaagactttttcctgttcagaatgtgggaaaggttttaaccataaatggcatcttgttagacatcagagcagtcactcaGGGGAggagcctttttcattttcttaatgtgggagatattttacttggaaatcaactgttaataaacatcagagacgtcagtcacataggggagaagccattttatgttcataatgttggaatagttttaaccacaattgaatcttcttaaatgggttgtctcttgtcattcctcatgtttgctgacaaaaggataaaactaaacttaattaattccaaatgtaaaactatatccTTAATTCCCCCCCTGAAAGTTTGttagtaggtgactaatagaaaaaagtgtaccccacagttcagtatatagggtgaggtgacgtatacacactcactctccaagcctctcatttctacagctttcatcgtcctcaccaaaggcgactcatcaggacactatttaatattgacctacatTCAAGCGAGACTatacaaaaaaaactaaaatcgtgtatcatgttatccgaaacagtcagaagaccagccacatattggcagatcccagacctcaaactatatacttcgtaagtttataagccactccagtgtcaggaatagatagtatgtgaaaatacagtataattcttgtgtttttcctCCTATAGGGAttgccctagtttggtattgtaacagctgttaattagtagtgcagacaaattgtcctagactacACTCCGTTTTTTTCtttagccacgacagcaccctactggagagagggatccgccccacaggaacaggaaacctacagaaagataaaagggggcggttcgcctctcctcctcagtttaggtttcctgttcctgcgggaatggCAGGATTTCTATGTAAAAAATACCTGGGCATGCACGCCTCCTGTGCGGTGTCTTtttggaacggcaggggctgcagtccaGAGGCAGCGTTGGGGGAGATCTGTTTGACGGCTCCCTCCTCATCTGGCAAGAAGCACGGATGATGGCCAGGTCCGGGTGAAGCCGCCTGGCATCACCTCCGAAATTGGGTGGCGGAAGCAAGCGCTGGAGCCCTGGGTGAGCGTTCCGGAAGTGAGTCCGAGGTAAAttccggactgcgcatgcgccgaccgccaCCAAGGATTGCCCGGAAGTAGTGGTTTAACTTCCGGGGCATCCAGACTGGAACCAGCGGCGGGGGGAAGCACGGCTTTCGCGCATGCGCAATgccgcaaaaaggaaaaaaaataaaaaatgaggggAAAGAACGCCCTATATAAATCAAATAGGCACCATTATTTGGCGATGcaagatgtcatccccaggtgccatggaccctaAAGCAGGAGACCAAGTACCCCCTGCCAAGGATCGTGCCAACAAAGGATCTTCAGACACCGGTCATAAGAGCGGCTCGGTGGTTAGATCCAGGACAGGATCTCGGGCTTCTGATCCGGTATTaattgcttcactgggtgagtgtgtctaactctgcctattaagctaatACAGTCTCCCCTCTTTCTCTTTCTTCCTCCTTCTCTCTGTAACTCTGATCAGGCTAAAAagcgacaaaaaataaaaaaataaggaaTGCGCCTTATGTTGCCAGCCCCTACCAGACTCATACCCTAAGAGGCTCTGCAAGGACTGTATAACTGAAACCACACAGGGAGCGGCAGTGTCCGTTACGGACTTGCGTGCTATTATTAGGGAGGAGTTGAGAGCTATGTCCCATGATAAACCTCACAAATCTAAACCTAAAATGCCAACACCTTCGTCTGATTCGGATAGTGACCAGGCTGTATGCTCAGAGGTCTCCCTATCATCCTCATCATCGTCTTCATCATCTGAGATTGAGGGACGTTCTTATTTTCTGGTGGAGAGTGTGGACAATTTAGTTAAAtcaataagagacactatggggtgtgGGGAGACGAAGGGTGCACAAACCGTGCAAGACATTATGTTTGCGGGTTTGACAGAGAGAAAAAGGAGATGTTTCCCAGTTATCCCGGCAGTAAAAGCGTTAATAAGAAAGGAGTGGGAGAAACAGGATCAGACAAGTTTTCTACCCTCAGCGTCAAAACGAaaatatccgtttagtgacgaGGAGCTTCTTACATGGACTAAAGTCCCTAAGGTTGATGCAGCTGTAGCATCTACCTCTAAGCAGTCTTCCTTACCCGTAGAAGATGCGGGTATGCTCGCTGACCCTCTTGATCGTAAAGCCGAGTCCTCCCTAaaaagatcctgggaggcaactacTGGCATTTTCAAACCAGCAGTAGCAAGTACTTGCACCGCCAGATCAATGCTAATCTGGATTGATCAATTAGACCAGCAGATTGAGAAGAAAATCTCAAGGGAAAAATTACGGGCTGCTATCCCTTTAATACGAGGcgcagcagcctttatggcggatGCTTCCGCAGACTCTCTCCGGTTGGCGGCTAGATCTGCAGGTCTTGAAAACAATGCAAGACATGCATTATCGatgaaaagctggaaaagcaatgcGCAATCAAAATCgaaaatatgcgcaatcccatgtgagggtgagttcctctttggcAAAACCTTAGACGACATATTGGAAAAAGCGAAAGACAGGAAAAAAGCTTTTCCTGACCCTTCTATCCCCTTTTATAGGAGAGCCTTTAAAAGAAGGCCGTTCGGCAAGAGAAGGCGAACAGACAGATCAACTGCATGGACCTCTAAGGAAGATAAACAgagaggtaccatgttcagaagaaACAGTCCCCCAAAAGATAACAAGTACTGAGGATATACCAGTACGGGGTAGATTGAAATTTTTCGCCACCCAGTGGGAAAAAATAACATCCAGTTCGTGGGTTTTAAATATCGTCCGAGATGGAATTAAATTGCAATTCTCTCGTATTCCCCACgggtcatatattataacatccctcagctcgcctgTACAACAACAGGCTCTGGAGCTTGAAATTCAAACACTGTTATCAAAGCGGGTTTTGGTCCGGGTTCCTGAAGGTCAGGAaggtagaggattctactctcccttattcctgatttccaaacccgatggttcattcaggACAATCATAAACCTCAAAAAACTCAATTCCTTTATCAAAAATCACACTTTTAAAATagaatccattagatccactataaaactcctctttccaaactgtatgatgggggcattgatttaaaagatgcttattatcatctccctatccatgacaggtACCAAAAATTCTTCAgggtagcagtgacaatcaacggcaAAATTCGTCATTTCCAATACGTAGCCATGCCTTTCGGCCTTTCTACAGCACCAAGaatcttcaccaagataatgctagaggtgatggcctatctcCGTCAAAAAGAAACATTAATTGTACCTtacctggatgactttttggtTATAGGAAATTCAATTACTCAATGTGCTGACCGCCTGGCTCACGcgatttcctctctacaggatctaggttggattatcaataccaacaaatccagacttaCTCCACTTTCCCGTCAAGCattcttggggttccatctagactccataacccAAAAGTgtcttctgcctcaggtaaagataCTACTTATCAGACACAAAGTCATAGCTGCAATACATAgtccacgtatatccctaagacaagctatgtcatTGCTAGGATCCCTTA is a window encoding:
- the LOC138666356 gene encoding oocyte zinc finger protein XlCOF22-like, whose product is MSELWDGRRERIYKIQKFFQTDLQEIYLDSNKQDLSKTIEFLRTLEQLLIKEMRDLWEIATLERYLSLNCIPKGLVVYKTLSGDIGDLDTMAEWDAMFNDFSRSVVLFIIKKRKDELIKIRNEISNLFEEIKPFESSKEIIHLSNSIRRRIKTKEKEIIEKKLRKFGRDLRLDNRGTLQLNETNQMGEYQLTKGNTLNQEDECSMRGNCPLVTLDEIQGGEGSTLSLSERFSIHVTSDVENFSNEIIDSNPNSDINTEDNIQNNVPEISTLISSVTTQNRFLPLKNVVNSSENNQRECSPQLPTTTKKSFSCSECGKCFNQKSDLVFHHRKHTGEKPFSCSECGKCFKHKGELVTHQRTHTGEKPFSCSECGKCYSQKGNLDKHKRTHTGEKPFSCSECGKWEEPFSCSECGKCFNQKSCLVTHQRAHSGEKPFSCSECGKGEKPFSCSECGKCFTYKGNFVIHQRTHTGEKPFSCSECGKCFNQKWQLVRHQRTHTGEKPFSCSECGKCYSQKGNLDEHKRTHTGEKPFSCSEWNLDEHQRTHTGEKPFFCSECGKYFAYKGNLVVHQRTHTGEKHFSYSECWKSFNQKWHLVTHRRTHTGEKTFSCSECGKGFNHKWHLVRHQSSHSGEEPFSFS